Within the Leishmania donovani BPK282A1 complete genome, chromosome 13 genome, the region CAGTGAGCCCAAGCATGATGTATTCAAGCCAGGTGGTTCACAGAGGCGCCTTCCGCTGATAGGACATCGCAGACAGTTTATTGCAAGGAGCCACATGCAGCCATGACCATTTATCGAAGGGGTTCCGTGCGCAGAGTCCGCGTGTCGTGTCGCGATGCAACTCTTTTTGGTGCTACACTGTGAGTACGGctgaaaacgaaaaacagtACTTTTTTTCGCGAGTATCTAGGTATTGTGACACAGCGCTGAATAATATGCGGTTCCGTTTCCCGGAGTCAAAGTGAAGTGCCCAAAGAAGGTGACAACAGACTCTTTGGACAGGGTTTTCACGGTTGGCTGGTGTCCACATCTTCAACGTCTCTTACTAAATGCGCAGTGCCGTTGTTACAGGAATTGATGGCTCGAAAACTGCTCCGGAAAGATTTCATCCCCTTCGCGTTAGCGTGTATGGTTAATGCGGGGATGAAGGCTCGCATTGACTGTTAACTGCTCTCTTTATCATCTCTTTTCTCACTCCTCTAATTTCTCTTTTCTCACACAGTCTGCAAATAAAGCTTTAGAGAGCAACATTTATTCCAAAAACCGCTACCTTTTCCTTTGTACCAAGATGTCAGCTGAAAACGGCGGAAACGCGATTGTTCGTGTGAGCTCGAACAAGCGCAAGTTCGGTTACGTTGACTACACGAAGCACCGTCTTCATGAAGGCTACCCGGAGGTCGTCATCTCCGCTCTCGGTACTGCAATTGCCGACGCTGTCTCTGTTGTGGAGCTGCTCAAGAACCAGGGTGTCgtggaggtgaagaagaTTTGCACTTCACGCGCGCAGTTCGACGATGTTCGCTCCACCACTACCGACAAGATTGAGGTTGTTGTTGTCAAATCTCCTGATTTTGACGCTATCTATgatcagcagcagaaggaTCGCGAAATCGCAAAGGCCCGCGCGGAAGCGGATGAGGCCGATGATGAGTAGCTCAGCTGCCTGGGTGGCGCGAATCACAAAGAAAACCCAAATTTGAAAGTCGCAACAAATATACACGGTCTCGCTCTCTTGTCCTCTATTaaagcgaaaaaaaatgaCCATCACTTTTTTTTGATGACTgaaaaaacaaacaaaaaaaggatTTAGGCAATGAAAAAGTGTTGCTGTGCTGCGTAGGTAAAATTCAAACAAAAATGTCGAAATGAAAAAAAATGCATGAATCCTCTCCAGTGGTGATTTGATATACCGCAGCTCGTGTGCTAGACGAGCCGGCTAGGGTCGCGACGTGTTAGttgagaaaaaaaaggcacgAGAAAACGCTCAATTTTTCATATCAAAGCACGGACTCATTTTTTTCCTTTCGAAAAATATTGtagcggtgcggcagcttttttttttttggagcTGCCCGCAAAACGACCATGAAAAATAGAGTCCGAATACTGTGCCCCAAATAAGCAAAGGACAAATGAAAAAGCGAATGCTACACGTTTTGTGGCTGCATTAGCTCACCTAAGAGAAATCTGCCGGGGTGGCCGTAAAAGCGCGTAGCGAATCTTTATACTCCGCGTATGCATGGGAATGCAAAAGAATGGCAAAAGGCGGAAAGCATGGCTATTTTCTCACGCTTTATTTCCTCTTATTCCCCCTCTACTACTTCGCTGTGCTTACACGAGTTTAGGCCGTGCTCGACCATGACTAGCTCTCTACAATTTTATTATTCTCTCTCCACATAAATGACCGGCACTGCTGATGTCCCGAATAATGTTGTCCGTGTGGGCCTCTAGAAAGTGAACGCTATCTCTGCTGAAAAGGCGAAGCTTCGTCTGCAAGAGGGTATTCTACAGCTGACAATTGCTGCGCTGAATCTCGCTATCAGCTCCGCTGTTAGTCTCGCGCAGATGCTCGGTGACCAGAGCATGGTGGAGATCACGAGTATCTACACCCAGCGCGGGTCTATCTCTGTTGATGAGCAGAGGAGCGGGGTCTGTGACCAGATTGAGGTTGAAGACCCCTGATGTCGACGCTATTTACGCGGAGCAGACCCGAGCGAGTACTGAGCGGCGGGCTGCccgcgaggcggcgatggctgAAACCGCGGAGGCGGGTGAGGCTTCAGGGCCTGAGGAAGCAGATAAGGCTGAGGAGTTAGATGGAGCACCTTTTACTCCTTTTTTGATTTTGCTTTCCTGTTTATAAGTTGTCCCTTTTTCACGGGGTGTGTATGAGCGACGGAAACGACTATTACATGTTTCTGTACCGTATATTGGCAACTACAATATTTCTCGAAAAAACTGTTTTCTCGCATTCTAAATTTGCCCCCGATTTTTCTAATAGATTTTTTTTTAGCGTTACAACTACCATCATGCTCCGAGAAAAGGGACTCTCCGCTCGCTGCGCGGCTTCCCCTTTACGGTATGTACATTTTCTCAAATCAACAGAAAAAAGCGAACAAGGGCAAATGATATTTCTATGGAGCTGAATGCACCCCTCCTCAGGGGAAAAAAAATACAGCAAATTTACCGCGGCACTGAGAAAGTCCTGTGCTGACCTACTGAGTGTTATCTCGCAGTTCTAGATTGCCACTGGAGATCTTGTTTCGCTACAGTATTCCTCATAACAGAGGACACCGACGTGGTATAAGGGTCAAATACCCACAGCGTGGGGGAAGTCAGAGCAAACCATCGTCGCTGAATGGAGATgttaaaaaaaaagcatGTCACGGTTTCCCGGGGAGGCGAAATCCTGTCAGTGGTTTTCTTTCCGTcattattattattattgaCGGAGAGGGAGTACTTTATGCAGCCCTCTCTCTGATGTATCCATTTTCACTTTCCACTCTTTCTTGCATTGACCGTTGATTGTGCTTGCAAAGATGCTTGTGACGATGGAGAACTACCAAATAATCGAGTCCATCGGAGAGGGCTCCTTTGGCAAAGTGTACAAAGCCCGTATCAAGGGCACGGGCCAAATAGTAGCAATGAAATTCATTGTCAAGAAAGGCAAAAACGAGAAGGAGCTGAAAAATCTGAGGAGCGAGATCGAGATTTTGACGAAGCTGAATCATCCGCATATTATCATGCTCTTTGACTCATTTGAGACGGATTCCGACTTTGTAGTGGTGATGGAGTATGCACAGGGTGAGCTATATGACATCCTGGAAGATGAAAAGCAGCTGCCGGCGAAGGAGGTGCAGAAGATTGCAAAGCAACTCATCCAGGCACTGAATTACCTTCACTCTAATCGAATCATTCACCGTGATATGAAGCCGCAGAACATCTTAATTGGACAGAACGGTGCTGTAAAACTGGCAGATTTCGGCTTTGCGCGCTCTATGAGCTACAACACAATCGTACTAACGAGCATCAAGGGTACACCGCTCTACATGGCTCCGGAGCTGGTGCAAGAGCGCGCGTACGACAACCGAGTTGACCTGTGGTCGCTAGGCTGCATATTGTATGAATTGTACTACGGCAAACCGCCTTTCTACACGAACAACCTTTTTGCTTTGATCAAGAAGATCGTTTGTGAGCCAGTCAAGTACGATTCCAAGGCCAATGATCCGATTAGCCCCGAGTTCAAGAGCTTTCTTAGCGGCCTCTTGACCAAGTCTGCGTCCTCGCGGCTCAATTGGCCTGAACTGCTGAACCACCCATTTGTGCAGCTGACGAAGAGTGACGCGTCGTGGCAGGATGCTATTATGCAGCACGATTCGAGGATGAAGGCCCGAATGGATAGACTAGGGTGTCTTCGACTTCATGGAAACGCTGGTCGTGCGGCCCCAAAGCGCAAGTCTACCCAAAGCGATGACATTTTCAACCTGAAGACAGTGCAGAAGCTCACGAGCGGTTGCGAGTTCGACGTCTGCGCCACACTCACCCAGCTGGTGCGGATGGCTAGGGCGTCCAATGGGGATGTAACAAAAAGCACTGCTCTTCTTGGAGTGTTCGACTCCGGGGTCCTGGAGGCCGCGTTGACGCTGCTCAACGAGAAGCAGTCGGTGAAAGTTGTCGGTTTAGTGCTGCAGTTCGTGCAAGAGCTGGTATTTCCGGAACATGGTGATTTGCTTGCCTTTCCCTCCCAGCGTCCGAAACGCGACGGGTTGGCGGTGTTAGAGGAAAAACACTCACGTCAGCAGGAGGATCTGTTTATTCGACAGCAGGTTGCTCTGAAGCTGATGAAGAAGCCTCACACGGCGCTTGATTTCATCATTAGCGAAAtaagcagcggcggcgattCTCTTGCCGAAACGTGTGTGAAGATCATGTTCCAGTGTTTCCGCTGGGAGAACAGCTTTGGACCGATGGTGACACAGCTGCGGACTTTTCCGGAAATGTGGGCGGCCATCCTCAAATCTGTCAACCATCACAGTGTCTCAAGGGGCGAGACGTCGCACGAGTATGCGGCTCTTGTTTTTCACACGGTGTCTATCGTCATTCCGCACGTCAAGCTGGCATCCCCGCAGCGGATAAATCgtgaggaggtgctggagctcGTGACGCAAGGTCTCTCCGCTGTTTGCTATTACGAGGCCGGCATGGTAGACGCGCATCGGAATAAAACCCCCCCGCTGGTCtatgcagcggcagcggcactcCTCATCGCCTTCGCTCATCGAGAGCTGAAGGATATTGTCTCGTTTAAGGTGAATGGTGCGCTGCTAGACGGGATTTACTCCATCGTCGATGCCGTGACAGACGCACCGAGTCGACCTGTAACGCCGCGGGCGCTGGGAAGTAGCTATGGGTATCCTGACTACGGCTTGCTAGATGGCGTCGCCCATATGCTGTCGCTGGTTTTCTCAGACTCAGACTCGCTCGTCTACGCCAAGCTGCCTGGTAGATCAGAGCACCGCTTTTTGGAGAGTGACACCAAAAGCCTGGCACTGTTGGTCATGACACTTCTGCGTGACAGCGATCCAAGGATGGAATTGTCACCCAACGGTGTCCAGACGCTGTtgcgagcggcgcagcagataTTTcagcaggagaaggagcaAGCTCTGTCGATGAGTTTGCTGATGGAGCCGATAGCCCCCTACTCAGGGGAGTCAGGGAGCCTATGCTGGCTCTCAGTCATCTGCCGCACAATGAAAACCGATTACTTCCGTCAGCTTTTTTACTGGCCGGCgtgtcgcggcggtggcgcgacCGGCGTCAGCGCGCACGTGACAATTGTGTCTCAGATTTTATCTGACTCACTGCGTCCCGTGAGCTCGTCCTCAAATCCAACGCCTGTGGAGGACAAGCTGCTAGGCGACGTCAGCCGCGTTCTGTACAAGGAGAAAGTTATCGAGCTGCTTGTGCACGCTATGGACTACTCTGAGGGGGTTTTTCTCGGGAGCCCGTTCGCCATCATCGCGAAGCTGTGCGCCAACTCCGCAGACTCCATCAAGGCCTTCGTAGACTGTGGCGGTGTAGACGCCGCTCGAATCAGGCGTATTCTCGACCCAGACAAAGCAGGCACAGGGCTGATGTCGGACGGATTGGTGGTGCTTTCGCAAATGGCACGCATGTCTGCAGAGTTTTATGAGCCCATTCATAGATCCAACCTGTATGATTGCTTGgctgcgctcctccagcactCAGAAAAAGATTTACGCGGCAAGACATGCACGCTTATTGGGAATTTGTGTAAGCACTCCGACTTCTTCTTTGAGCCACTTGAGAAGAACCACATTGTAGAGCGGCTGGTGaagtgctgcagcgacagcgacgcacagacacagaagTTGGCAGCGTTTGCCATTGGCAATGCTGCGTTTCATAGTGGCTATCTGTACAATTTGCTGAGCCCAGCCATTCCCTCGCTGGTGGGTCTTCTGGCGTGTGGGGACGCAAAGACGCGTCAAAACGCTGCCGGGGCGCTGAGCAACTTTGTTCGAAACGGAGACCAGCTCGTGAGCTCCTTGGCAGAGTCCAGCGTCGTTGAATCTCTGCTGAAGATGTTGCGTGACGACGACACACCGTCATCAAAAAAGGTCGCAGTGCTCACTATCAACTCGTTTTGTGCATACGATGTATTCCGTCGCAAGTTTATTGCGCTGAACTTGCGAGAGGATATTcgcaagctgcagcaggaccctaacgcgcgcgcagaccCCTCAATTCAAAAGTACGTTGGCAATCTCGTAGATCGACTTGGTTGACATGCGCCTGCATCACCGCGTCGGGTATCTCTGCTATTTCGGACTTCATAGTTGTCGTTTTCCGGGTTTGTTTGATAGCAAACACCACTCCTTTTgtctttgttgttgtcttcctctttcctcccccttttccttcccttcGCCTTTTTTCTCCATTGTACACCCCTCTTTCTTGTGCGGCTTGTTTGCCTTCACCAAACTTCGAAAGACGTGCTGTGCGTATGTCATCTCGACTCTTATTCTCTTGAGACCGTTTCTTTCCCCCTCGCCCTTTGCGCTCTACCTGATGACGGGGAACACCTCAGCGTGCTATCAGAGTCCGGTACCCCCACTCTGTGgagaagccaggcagcctTCCCTATCGTTGTCAATGCAGAGCCACTTttggtggtgacagggtccAGCACCCACGACATGGGGaagtcagagcgatgtatcgctgctgatgtcggcggtgaggcccTGGATGGCTTTGCGTCAGAGCGATCTGCGACAGTGAAGACGCCTTTGCCATACGcgtgatgggcgaagtgtcagcgtgactcgagtGTATCTCACGCGGTTCTcgcactgcccactggtgtggaGGGGCCCGCGCCACCGTGAGGGATGCCCCagaggtggcgaccggcatcATGGGAGcagctgtgaggcgacctgcggggCGGGTGGGCAGAGTTAGACCGGAGCCGTGTGCAgatgactgagtcggcgcattgctgtaaaGCGCGTCTACCGCTGCTTGGGACTGGGCGATTGGCCTACGACAGGCCCGGTAGAGTGGAGTCGAGTTCATGTTCCATAGTACAATGGAGACGTTGAACGAAAAAAATACCCTACTTGCGCTCTTGTTCCCTTTTGCCCCAAGACTGTGTGTCCGTGACGGGCAAGTGTGTGGATGCCCCTGTGCGTTTGTCCTTGCGGGGGCGTTGTTTGCTGAGGCTGTGGGCCCGGGGAAAGAAGGGGCGACGCACCGTCGCGTGcaagaaaagggaaagaaaaaatAAGGAAACGCGAAAAGGAAGAGCAAAAGAGAGGCACGCGAACCTGAAAGGatgggcggagggggaggtggcgACCGCGGCAAGAAGCTGCCATCTCCGCCCCTTCACGCAGGGAGGCTGTGCCATatcttcttcctttttctgcatctctccccctcctctgctcgATCCTCTTCTAttctctttctgtgttgTTCTCTTGCCATCCTTTCCTTTGTTTCGTTTGTGCCACGCGCTCCtcacacgtgtgtgcgtgttacATTCGTTTGTATTGTTCTTGTGCAGTTACATCGCATAGGAAGTCGTTACGACGCAGAGTCGGAATGGGCCAGGTGTAGCGAGGTGACGTCTTGTCTTCCACGAAGGAGTTCTCCCCCAGATGTCTTACTGACCCACGACTTCATTCTCTTTTTGTTTATCCCCTGCGAGCGCTGTGGTGGCCCTTCGTATCCTCCCCTTGCCCCTCATCTGTTGGAGGTAAAGGTTTGGCAAACACGCCAATGTGGTTGAGACGGAACGTCGAAGGTGCCATGAATGGCAATCGTTGAGCCGCTGGAACACCGGACGACAACGCGCAACAGAGAATCGGAATGAGTCAGACGAACCGTTGCATGCTTATTTTCATGCCTGTCGTCACAGAGCGACCAAGACGGTATACGGCTGTCATGAATGTTGCTCAGTTTCTTCTTCCACTCTCTTGTTCACCCTTTCgctcctctttttcgttcCAACGGTGGACGTGTCGTCTTCCACCTGCCCGTGCGGTCGCCACAACACCGTCGTGCAGTTCAACATCGGCTTCTTCCCGCGAAACTCAGTGCAAAAGGAACAAGCGCCCCATTGCCGATTTCCAGCGTGAGTCACCTTTTTCTTCGCACGTGGCTTGCGTTGCTTGGGCACCCGTGATTGGTGGAGTGGAGTCTACAACTCCCTGCACAGCGATCAACCCTGGAAAGGGTGCGCCTCGGGTTCTCGACAGCCCGGGAAAGCTGAAATTTCTTGTTTCGCGACTGCCGTCGCGCACTCTGGAGCCGCCGCATTGAGCTCATTCTCCACCGACTAAGGGGCCAGCGTGCCTACGAAGCGATGGCCTCAACAGCGCTTTCtgctgcggagctggaggcgcagtTCGCCAACGCCAAGGCATACCTCATGCGGGCGGACAAGGATGGCGTGAGCGCCTATGACCAGCTCACACGCCTCATGGAGCTTCTTCTTGAGGAGAACCCTGAGAACGTTGCAGGCGATCCTTCAAAGCTGCACGAGATCTTAAGCTTCATCCAGACGCACAGCTTCGCGTGCGGCGAGAGTACCTCTGCGTGCTATGAGGCTACACAGGTGCCTGCCGAGGAGCTCCGGCGCTTCGAGGACAACAAGAAGCTCTTTGATCTCCCAGCCCCGGAGGTGCGCACCGTCATCGAGCAGCCTGATCCGTACACGACCattaccaccaccaccgtggTGCCGCTGAAGGCGCCGTCCTTCGAATCTGTTGCGGCTCAAAACAAGTACTGGACGGCCGCGGGCTGCGgcctcgccgacgaggaAGCATTCCTACTTGACCGCTCCATCACCAACCTCGCCATGGAGAAGAACCTGCAGGACATCAAGTTCTTTGGTAAGATTTTTGGCACACATAGCGACTACTTTGTTCTCCGCACGCGGCGCTACCTCGAGGCGGGCGAAACCGTATACGTGGAAACCAACACGATGGGAAAGCCGCCGCGAAAGAAAGGCATGGTGCCCGTGCAGGCTGAGCCAGGGTACGTCGGGGTGAATCGCTACACGTTCTGGGTAACCGCATCGCCCTCCGACAAGTGGGAGAAGCTGCCGGATGTAACGCCGCAGCAGATCAACGCGGCCCGCGAAACGAAACGCTTTTTTACTGGAGATTTGTCAGCGTCTGTTGCGGCAACGTTTCCATGGGGAGAGGCCGCGTACCTGCGAGCACAGCTGGCGCGCAtcaccagcagcacaacCATTGCTCCCCAAGGCGCGCTGGAAGAGCCAGAGCCGGAACAGGAAActgaagaggacgaggatgagGACGCAGAGGATGGCGCGCAGCGGAAGCCGAAGGAGGCCAAGTACAAACCGCTGGTAGTCCCCTCGCCAGATTacggcgaggaagaggtggatgtggcgcagctgacgaTAGACCGCTGGGTACACGCGGAGGGGTACATTTACAAGAACGGTCGACAAACAAAGGTGCCGGAGAAGCCTGAgccagaggagggggagggggaggaggaggccgaaCCTGAGCCGGCCGAACCCGAGGCCGATGCTCagggcgaagaggaggaggaggagggggagccgGAGGAGGATGAAGAAGTGGAGCTCTTTGCTCCTATCCAGAACGACCACCTCTACGGCGTCGTCGACAtcccgcagccgccgccagccataaacgacgaggacgaagaggaggaggaggagcccgaggaggagcccgaggaggagggcgaggaggagcgcgggGAGCCGGATAACACGCCACTGAAGCCTTTGCGCGACGATGACGTCCCAGATGACGACCCGACAAAGATGAAGATTGCATGCTGGACGATGCGCGTGGAGAACAATGTTAGCAAGGCTCACCgcatggcggtggtgcaaTCCCTTCGCTGGCCCGGCGCCACTGCATACGCGGCTGAGGGCGGCAAGCGCTGGTCTTGCGTGTACTTTGGCAACGGCATGAAGAAGACGGATGCGGCCTTCACACCACCGCCCGCTCCCCCCGTGCAATCAGAGTGCGCCGACATCACAGAGGTGGAAGATCCAACCGCCACTGTGGAGAAGCTCGTTCGGCGCGGCGAGGAAATCCCGGAAgccgacagcgaggcggagccgGATGAgctggaggaagaggaggacagcTAAAGGAGGTTCCGCGGGTGCGCGCGTATCCacccccctttccctttccTCCATCGGCCGCACATTTCCAGATACCCTCCTCATGGATGTAATTCAAGCATGAAGAGTGGACAGTGGCCTCCTTGCCTTTCCTCCCCGATGGAGAGAGGCTCCAATGGACTCTCTTGCTGTATGTACTCGTTTCTTTTCGTCTTTGCATGTATGATTCAAGATGTTCTGTCGACATTTTACATTCCATGAAACCGAGCACCATACGCCACAGAGACACCGCGCATCGTATGTCTGTGGTACAGGCAAGACTTGCGGCCCATGGAGGGAAGCGCGTATGCCACGCatcacctccccctctccctcgtgcATATCCAAGGTACTCGAAGAAGAATTTTCTTTTGGATGCGTGCGCCTCCTTTCTTCCTGCCTTTTCCCTTTGTATGTTTCGTGGGACTGGGGGAGGAGATGGAAGCCGTCGGAGCCACGCATGGACGGCTTTCCTCTTGGATGCTCCACTGCCTCCCTTTTTTCCGATGTTTCGTGAATCGCGGTCATCGACAttctttttccttcgttTGCGCCTGAGGACCCGCTATGCTCTCTTATTCCTCACCCCTTCGCCCTCTACTTACTCCCTGTGTACTTTCTCCTCcattccttttttttttcgcgctgcttcgcaaCGCCCCCTCAAAACTGGCTCGACGTACACACCGCCACTAACAGGAAAGAGGTGGCATCTTCCACCCGCGCTTGCCTCctcgcttcctccctctcggtGTTTGacggagcgagagggaagaCGAGGGCTAGCGTCTCCCCAGTGGACTTTTCCACCGCTCACCGTCACCCCTGTGAGC harbors:
- a CDS encoding mitogen-activated protein kinase kinase 2, whose amino-acid sequence is MLVTMENYQIIESIGEGSFGKVYKARIKGTGQIVAMKFIVKKGKNEKELKNLRSEIEILTKLNHPHIIMLFDSFETDSDFVVVMEYAQGELYDILEDEKQLPAKEVQKIAKQLIQALNYLHSNRIIHRDMKPQNILIGQNGAVKLADFGFARSMSYNTIVLTSIKGTPLYMAPELVQERAYDNRVDLWSLGCILYELYYGKPPFYTNNLFALIKKIVCEPVKYDSKANDPISPEFKSFLSGLLTKSASSRLNWPELLNHPFVQLTKSDASWQDAIMQHDSRMKARMDRLGCLRLHGNAGRAAPKRKSTQSDDIFNLKTVQKLTSGCEFDVCATLTQLVRMARASNGDVTKSTALLGVFDSGVLEAALTLLNEKQSVKVVGLVLQFVQELVFPEHGDLLAFPSQRPKRDGLAVLEEKHSRQQEDLFIRQQVALKLMKKPHTALDFIISEISSGGDSLAETCVKIMFQCFRWENSFGPMVTQLRTFPEMWAAILKSVNHHSVSRGETSHEYAALVFHTVSIVIPHVKLASPQRINREEVLELVTQGLSAVCYYEAGMVDAHRNKTPPLVYAAAAALLIAFAHRELKDIVSFKVNGALLDGIYSIVDAVTDAPSRPVTPRALGSSYGYPDYGLLDGVAHMLSLVFSDSDSLVYAKLPGRSEHRFLESDTKSLALLVMTLLRDSDPRMELSPNGVQTLLRAAQQIFQQEKEQALSMSLLMEPIAPYSGESGSLCWLSVICRTMKTDYFRQLFYWPACRGGGATGVSAHVTIVSQILSDSLRPVSSSSNPTPVEDKLLGDVSRVLYKEKVIELLVHAMDYSEGVFLGSPFAIIAKLCANSADSIKAFVDCGGVDAARIRRILDPDKAGTGLMSDGLVVLSQMARMSAEFYEPIHRSNLYDCLAALLQHSEKDLRGKTCTLIGNLCKHSDFFFEPLEKNHIVERLVKCCSDSDAQTQKLAAFAIGNAAFHSGYLYNLLSPAIPSLVGLLACGDAKTRQNAAGALSNFVRNGDQLVSSLAESSVVESLLKMLRDDDTPSSKKVAVLTINSFCAYDVFRRKFIALNLREDIRKLQQDPNARADPSIQKYVGNLVDRLG
- a CDS encoding flagellar radial spoke protein, putative, encoding MASTALSAAELEAQFANAKAYLMRADKDGVSAYDQLTRLMELLLEENPENVAGDPSKLHEILSFIQTHSFACGESTSACYEATQVPAEELRRFEDNKKLFDLPAPEVRTVIEQPDPYTTITTTTVVPLKAPSFESVAAQNKYWTAAGCGLADEEAFLLDRSITNLAMEKNLQDIKFFGKIFGTHSDYFVLRTRRYLEAGETVYVETNTMGKPPRKKGMVPVQAEPGYVGVNRYTFWVTASPSDKWEKLPDVTPQQINAARETKRFFTGDLSASVAATFPWGEAAYLRAQLARITSSTTIAPQGALEEPEPEQETEEDEDEDAEDGAQRKPKEAKYKPLVVPSPDYGEEEVDVAQLTIDRWVHAEGYIYKNGRQTKVPEKPEPEEGEGEEEAEPEPAEPEADAQGEEEEEEGEPEEDEEVELFAPIQNDHLYGVVDIPQPPPAINDEDEEEEEEPEEEPEEEGEEERGEPDNTPLKPLRDDDVPDDDPTKMKIACWTMRVENNVSKAHRMAVVQSLRWPGATAYAAEGGKRWSCVYFGNGMKKTDAAFTPPPAPPVQSECADITEVEDPTATVEKLVRRGEEIPEADSEAEPDELEEEEDS